The following are from one region of the Petrotoga sp. 9PWA.NaAc.5.4 genome:
- the glmU gene encoding bifunctional UDP-N-acetylglucosamine diphosphorylase/glucosamine-1-phosphate N-acetyltransferase GlmU, whose product MKVLILAAGQGKRMKSRVPKVVHRILDKPMINWVIDTAKKLSNEIAVVLGNGIDVVQNFLSNDIKIFEQKERLGTGHAVMCAKDFLTDSDVLILYGDVPYISESTLKSLLKMHAESKNDATILTVELENPTGYGRIIKKNNKLLKIIEEQDASPEIKIIKEVYTGIGVFNSQKLKNALEKLTPNNAQGEYYLTEVFQYFENVGILKTENKIEVCGVNDRVQLAELEKSIRKDILRNFMLNGVTIVDPDSTYISPDVEIGIDTVIYPQTFVYGKTKIGENCEIGPLTRIKECIIGNNVKITRSECELTQVMDNVSVGPFSRLREGTFLEENVKIGNFVETKKTHVSKGSKAQHLTYLGDTYIGKDVNIGAGTITCNYDGKKKNKTYIDDDSFIGSNSSLVAPVKIGKSVVIGAGSVITQDVPDFSLALGRAKQINKLNWVKEKRSDSKKGE is encoded by the coding sequence TTGAAAGTCTTAATTTTGGCAGCCGGCCAAGGTAAAAGAATGAAATCAAGAGTTCCAAAAGTAGTACATAGAATATTAGATAAACCTATGATAAACTGGGTTATAGATACAGCAAAAAAGCTTTCAAATGAAATCGCCGTAGTTTTAGGTAACGGAATTGACGTAGTACAAAATTTTTTGAGCAACGATATAAAAATTTTTGAACAGAAAGAACGTTTAGGTACCGGTCATGCAGTTATGTGTGCAAAAGATTTTCTAACAGATTCCGATGTTTTGATACTTTACGGAGATGTCCCTTATATATCCGAGAGCACTTTAAAATCATTATTAAAAATGCATGCAGAAAGTAAAAATGACGCAACCATCTTAACAGTTGAATTAGAAAATCCAACCGGATACGGAAGAATTATTAAAAAAAATAATAAATTACTTAAAATTATAGAAGAACAAGATGCCAGTCCAGAAATAAAGATTATAAAAGAAGTTTATACAGGAATAGGAGTTTTTAACTCCCAAAAATTAAAAAACGCATTAGAGAAATTAACCCCAAACAATGCGCAAGGCGAATATTATTTAACAGAAGTTTTTCAATATTTTGAAAATGTAGGTATTTTGAAGACAGAAAACAAAATAGAGGTCTGTGGAGTTAACGATAGAGTTCAATTGGCAGAACTTGAAAAAAGTATTAGAAAAGATATACTTAGAAATTTCATGTTAAATGGAGTAACGATAGTAGATCCAGATTCAACATACATTTCTCCTGACGTTGAAATAGGAATAGATACCGTTATATATCCCCAAACATTCGTATATGGTAAAACAAAAATAGGTGAAAATTGTGAAATAGGACCTTTAACAAGAATCAAAGAATGTATAATAGGTAACAATGTAAAGATAACACGCTCTGAATGCGAGCTGACTCAAGTGATGGATAACGTTTCGGTAGGGCCTTTCTCACGCTTAAGAGAAGGAACGTTTTTGGAAGAAAACGTTAAAATAGGCAATTTTGTTGAAACAAAGAAAACACACGTATCTAAGGGAAGCAAAGCTCAGCATTTGACTTATTTAGGAGACACATACATAGGTAAAGATGTGAACATAGGGGCAGGTACTATAACTTGTAATTACGATGGAAAGAAGAAGAACAAAACATACATAGACGATGACTCTTTCATAGGAAGTAACTCATCGTTAGTAGCACCAGTAAAAATAGGTAAAAGCGTAGTCATAGGGGCAGGTTCAGTTATAA